The following DNA comes from Myxococcales bacterium.
TGAGCTCGACGGGGCAGAGCTCGGCCCGGGCGGCGGGGCGACAGGCGGCGGGGCGCTCGCGTCCGGCGTTTCGTCCGGCGCTGCCGCGGCGGCGTCCGATGCAGCGTCCGGCATTGGGTCCGCGGCAGAAGCTGCGCCCGCGAGTGCCAGCGTCGCCGCGCTCGCCAAGACCCACCGGTGTCGTGTCATCGCATCGGGATGGAAGCCCAACGCTCCGCTCTACCGCAAGTCCTTGACGCGCCGGCGCTCCGAGCGGTACCCGGGAGGGCGTGGAACCCGTCGTCGACCTGGCCCCCGGCGCCGACCACGATCCGCTCGCCTGCCAGATCGCCGAGCGCGTCCGTGCCGCCATCGCCCGCGCCCCGCTTCGGAGAGACTTCGACCGCATGCGGGGTGCCATCGGCATCGTCGCCGATGATGCCGATACTTCGCTGACACTGCGGTTCGACTTCGGGCGGCTGACGATTCACGAAGGGCTCGTGGGTGTGCCCACCGTCACCATCCGCGGCCCGACGGGCGGGCTCGAGGCGCTCTCGGAGCTGCCCCGCATGCCGGAGCGGGGTGTGGTCGCCTCGGGTCGGTCCCTGGCCGAGGTCGCGGGGGCGCTCCGGTCGGGAAAGTTGAAGATCTATGGACTCGCCGCGCACCCGCGCCTGGTCGTGCGTTTCCTTCGGCTGCTGGCTGCGGACTCCGAGAAGTGAAGGTGTCCCGCGGTTTTTGCCCGGGTGATGCCCCGGGCGAAACGCGCGGGCTTTGACGTTTGGGCGGCGCGCCGCTAACGTAAGCTGAAGCTAGGCGGAATTTCTCGTGAGCCGCTACAGACTCCGGTTCTTGTTGCAGGAAATCGATTTGCCCCAGGGTGACACCGTGGTGGGGCGAAGTGCTTCCTGTCATGTGACCATCGAAGACCCGCTCGTCTCCCGCCAGCACGCTCGCTTCCGCATCGAGGGCAATCGGGCGACGGTCGAGGACCTCAGCTCCCGCAACGGGCTGGTGATCAACGGACGGCCCTGCCACGGCCAGATCGACCTGTCTGACGGTGATCGTGTGCGGATTGGCACGCAGGAGCTCGTCTTCTGCGCGGTTCGCGCGCCGTCGAAGACGGGGGCTACCGCCGGGACCCGTCCGACGGGTTTCATGTGCCACTGCGCCGCCTGTGGTCTGCCGTACCCGATGGAGTCGCCCCAATGTCCGAGCTGCGGTTCCCGCGAGCGCATGGACGAAGACACGGTGAGCGGCGTCGTCGGTGAGGTGAGTCGCAACTGGACGCTGGAGTTGTTGGTCGAGGTGCTGCACCGAGCTGCGTCCCTGTACCGTTGGGACGACGTCGACCGGATGCTGCGCCGCTCG
Coding sequences within:
- a CDS encoding FHA domain-containing protein, whose amino-acid sequence is MSRYRLRFLLQEIDLPQGDTVVGRSASCHVTIEDPLVSRQHARFRIEGNRATVEDLSSRNGLVINGRPCHGQIDLSDGDRVRIGTQELVFCAVRAPSKTGATAGTRPTGFMCHCAACGLPYPMESPQCPSCGSRERMDEDTVSGVVGEVSRNWTLELLVEVLHRAASLYRWDDVDRMLRRSQANIEERVRGGQPVQSEHLDQLAEAAARLAEVRQSAEWGNWLLDVYATLGMVPHASITERLSTLPPEARKSLAPAANRVLESVALRGGPSEADRAAYSGVESLSVPPADS